From the genome of Desmodus rotundus isolate HL8 chromosome 2, HLdesRot8A.1, whole genome shotgun sequence, one region includes:
- the HSPD1 gene encoding 60 kDa heat shock protein, mitochondrial, translating to MLRLHKVLGQIRPVSRALAPHLTRAYAKDVKFGADARALMLQGVDLLADAVAVTMGPKGRTVIIEQSWGSPKVTKDGVTVAKSIDLKDKYKNIGAKLVQDVANNTNEEAGDGTTTATVLARAIAKEGFEKISKGANPVEIRRGVMLAVDAVISELKKQSKPVTTPEEIAQVATISANGDKEIGNIISDAMKKVGRKGVITVKDGKTLNDELEIIEGMKFDRGYISPYFINTAKGQKCEFQDAYVLLSEKKISSVQSIVPALEIANAHRKPLVIIAEDVDGEALSTLVLNRLKVGLQVVAVKAPGFGDNRKNQLKDMAIATGGAVFGEEGLTLNLEDVQAHDLGKVGEVIVTKDDAMLLKGKGDKAQIEKRIQEIIEQLDITTSEYEKEKLNERLAKLSDGVAVLKVGGTSDVEVNEKKDRVTDALNATRAAVEEGIVLGGGCALLRCIPPLDSLTPANEDQKIGIEIIKKALRIPAMTIAKNAGVEGSLIVEKIMQSSSELGYDAMLGDFVNMVEKGIIDPTKVVRTALLDAAGVASLLTTAEVVVTEIPKEEKDPGMAGMGGMGGGMGGGMF from the exons ATGCTTCGATTACACAAAGTCCTTGGACAAATCAGGCCGGTGTCCAGGGCACTGGCTCCTCATCTCACTCGGGCTTATGCCAAAGATGTAAAATTTGGTGCAGATGCCCGAGCCTTAATGCTTCAAGGTGTAGACCTTTTAGCCGATGCTGTAGCTGTTACTATGGGGCCAAAG GGAAGAACAGTTATAATTGAACAGAGCTGGGGAAGTCCCAAAGTAACAAAAGATGGTGTGACCGTTGCAAAGTCCATTgacttaaaagataaatataaaaatattggcGCCAAACTTGTTCAAGATGTTGCCAATAACACAAACGAAGAAGCTGGTGATGGCACCACCACTGCTACTGTGCTGGCACGTGCTATTGCCAAGGAGGGCTTTGAGAAGATTAGTAAAGGTGCTAATCCAGTGGAGATCAGGAGAG GTGTGATGTTAGCTGTTGATGCtgtaatttctgaactgaagaagcAGTCCAAACCTGTGACGACTCCTGAAGAAATAGCTCAG GTTGCTACAATTTCTGcaaatggagacaaagaaattggCAACATAATTTCCGATGCAATGAAAAAGGTTGGAAGAAAGGGTGTCATCACAGTAAAG GATGGGAAAACACTGAATGATGAATTAGAAATTATTGAAGGCATGAAGTTTGATCGAGGTTATATTTCTCCATACTTTATTAATACAGCAAAAG GTCAGAAATGTGAATTCCAAGATGCCTATGTCCTActgagtgaaaagaaaatttctaGTGTTCAGTCCATTGTACCTGCTCTTGAAATTGCCAATGCGCACCGTAAGCCCTTGGTCATAATTGCTGAAGATGTTGATGGAGAAGCTCTGAGTACACTTGTTTTGAATAG GCTAAAAGTTGGTCTTCAGGTTGTAGCAGTCAAAGCTCCAGGCTTTGGTGACAATAGAAAGAACCAGCTTAAAGACATGGCTATTGCTACTGGTGGTGCA gTGTTTGGAGAAGAAGGATTAACTCTAAATCTTGAAGACGTTCAGGCTCATGACTTGGGAAAAGTTGGAGAGGTCATTGTGACCAAAGATGATGCCATGCTCTTGAAAGGAAAAGGTGACAAGGCTCAAATTGAAAAACGTATTCAAGAAATCATCGAGCAGTTGGATATTACAACTAGtgaatatgaaaaggaaaaactaaatgaacgtCTAGCAAAACTCTCAGATGGGGTAGCTGTGCTGAAG GTTGGGGGGACAAGTGATGTTGAAGTGAATGAGAAGAAAGACAGAGTAACAGATGCCCTCAATGCTACACGAGCTGCTGTTGAGGAAGGCATTGTTCTGGGAGGGGGTTGTGCCCTGCTTCGGTGCATTCCACCCTTGGACTCCCTAACTCCAGCTAATGAAGATCAAAAAATTg gtatagaaattattaaaaaagcaCTCAGAATTCCTGCAATGACCATTGCTAAGAATGCAGGTGTTGAGGGATCGTTGATAGTTGAGAAAATTATGCAGAGTTCCTCAGAACTTGGTTATGACGCTATGCTTGGAGATTTTGTGAATATGGTGGAAAAAGGAATCATTGATCCAACTAAG GTTGTAAGAACTGCTTTATTGGATGCTGCTGGAGTGGCCTCTCTGTTAACAACAGCAGAAGTTGTAGTCACAGAAATTcctaaagaagagaaagacccTGGGATGGCCGGCATGGGTGGAATGGGAGGCGGTATGGGAGGCGGCATGTTCTAG